A portion of the Fusobacterium nucleatum genome contains these proteins:
- the rpmI gene encoding 50S ribosomal protein L35 — protein MPKMKTHRGAKKRIKVTGTGKFVIKHSGKSHILTKKDRKRKNHLKKDAVVTETYKRHMQGLLPYGEGR, from the coding sequence ATGCCAAAGATGAAAACTCATAGAGGAGCTAAAAAAAGAATTAAAGTAACTGGAACTGGGAAATTTGTTATTAAACATTCTGGTAAAAGCCATATCTTAACTAAAAAAGACAGAAAAAGAAAGAACCACTTAAAGAAAGATGCTGTGGTTACTGAAACTTATAAGAGACATATGCAAGGATTATTACCATATGGAGAAGGAAGATAA
- a CDS encoding membrane lipoprotein lipid attachment site-containing protein, with protein MKKILCALFLTLFLSSCMQYYRIVKTERTGIKGHYDKDSIVYLTEAYENIEKQGGKIYIQIRKTEKNIITIVVARQDIHKGSRHYWDPEYNKTFKLLDTPVITDNNGNKITVLKTMENLESKFDKGIYGKNVDIYLEKDVPEELVIDLGRVKTKDEIYNTGKIFLKRK; from the coding sequence ATGAAAAAAATTTTATGTGCTTTATTTTTAACTTTGTTTTTAAGTTCCTGTATGCAATATTATCGTATAGTAAAAACTGAGAGAACAGGGATAAAAGGTCATTATGATAAAGATAGTATTGTTTACTTGACAGAAGCATATGAAAATATTGAAAAACAAGGTGGAAAAATTTATATACAAATTAGAAAAACTGAAAAAAATATAATAACTATTGTAGTAGCAAGACAAGATATACATAAAGGCTCAAGACATTACTGGGATCCAGAATATAACAAAACATTTAAATTGTTAGATACTCCAGTAATCACTGATAATAATGGAAATAAAATAACTGTTTTGAAAACCATGGAAAATCTTGAAAGTAAATTTGATAAAGGAATTTATGGAAAAAATGTAGATATTTATTTAGAAAAAGATGTTCCTGAAGAATTAGTTATTGATTTAGGAAGAGTTAAAACAAAGGATGAAATTTATAATACTGGAAAAATTTTTTTAAAAAGAAAATAA
- a CDS encoding AraC family transcriptional regulator: protein MNIIKFFNQTIDYIETTLEDKIDEKKIVQLSGYSYPMFSRIFSILTAYSLSEYIRLRRLTKAAFDLRKNEEKVIDIAFKYQYESPDSFSLAFKKYHNCTPMEVKQGKDFKIFSPIHLSLTIKGGKAMEISIKKKEKFIVGGIKAENIETFQCPKVWEELFKKVSFNDLEKLGNGNSYGVCYETTSSKSINYIAAFDVKNVSEAKKLGLDTMEIPEAEYAVVKLKGKIPNCIHEGWKYVMEVFFPEHGYKHAGTPDFELYSEGDMGSDNYEMELWVPIIKAE, encoded by the coding sequence ATGAATATTATTAAATTCTTTAATCAGACCATAGACTATATTGAAACAACCCTAGAAGACAAGATTGATGAGAAAAAAATAGTTCAATTATCTGGATATTCATATCCTATGTTCAGTAGAATTTTTTCTATATTGACTGCTTATTCACTAAGTGAGTATATTCGTTTAAGAAGATTGACAAAAGCAGCATTTGATTTAAGAAAAAATGAAGAAAAAGTTATTGATATTGCCTTTAAATATCAATATGAATCTCCTGATTCTTTTTCACTTGCTTTTAAAAAATATCATAATTGTACTCCTATGGAAGTAAAACAAGGTAAGGATTTTAAAATTTTCTCTCCTATTCACTTATCGTTGACAATAAAAGGAGGAAAAGCTATGGAAATTTCAATTAAAAAGAAAGAGAAATTTATAGTTGGGGGTATTAAAGCTGAAAATATTGAAACTTTTCAATGTCCAAAAGTCTGGGAAGAACTATTTAAAAAAGTAAGTTTTAATGATTTAGAAAAGTTAGGAAATGGAAATTCTTATGGAGTGTGTTATGAAACAACAAGTTCTAAGTCAATTAATTACATAGCTGCCTTTGATGTTAAAAATGTATCTGAGGCTAAAAAATTAGGATTAGATACTATGGAAATTCCAGAGGCAGAATATGCTGTTGTTAAACTTAAAGGAAAAATTCCAAACTGTATTCATGAAGGTTGGAAATATGTAATGGAAGTATTTTTTCCAGAACATGGCTATAAACATGCAGGTACTCCTGATTTTGAACTTTATAGTGAAGGCGATATGGGAAGTGATAACTATGAAATGGAACTTTGGGTTCCTATCATAAAAGCTGAATAA
- a CDS encoding flavin reductase family protein, producing the protein MTKRKINVLDYSSEILKALSKGILLTVKGEEKVNTMAISWGALGIEWNKLLFTAYIRENRYTKAILDKTLDFTINIPLDKMDSKVFNISGTKSGRDIDKIKEANLTLVDSEIVSSPAIKELPITLECKVLYKQKQVLDKLPEEIVKRDYPQDVDGTAVGSNRDPHTAYYGEIVAAYIIEE; encoded by the coding sequence ATGACTAAAAGAAAAATAAATGTTTTGGATTATTCATCTGAAATTTTAAAAGCACTATCAAAAGGAATACTTTTAACTGTAAAGGGTGAGGAAAAAGTTAATACTATGGCTATAAGTTGGGGTGCTTTAGGGATTGAATGGAATAAGTTGCTTTTTACTGCTTATATCAGAGAAAATAGATATACAAAAGCTATTTTAGATAAAACTTTGGATTTTACTATAAATATCCCACTTGATAAAATGGATTCAAAAGTTTTTAATATATCTGGAACAAAAAGTGGCAGAGATATAGATAAAATAAAGGAAGCAAACTTAACTCTTGTTGATTCTGAAATAGTATCTTCTCCTGCTATAAAAGAATTGCCTATTACTTTGGAATGTAAAGTTTTATATAAACAAAAACAAGTTTTAGACAAATTACCTGAAGAAATTGTAAAAAGAGATTATCCTCAAGATGTAGATGGAACTGCTGTTGGATCAAATAGAGATCCTCACACTGCTTACTATGGAGAAATTGTTGCAGCTTATATAATTGAAGAATAA
- the trpB gene encoding tryptophan synthase subunit beta produces the protein MTTENKKGYFGEFGGSYVPEVVQKALDKLEEAYNKYKDDEEFLKEYHHYLKNYSGRETPLYFAESLTNYLGGAKIYLKREDLNHLGAHKLNNVIGQILLAKRMGKKKVIAETGAGQHGVATAAAAAKFGMQCDIYMGALDVERQRLNVFRMEILGATVHAVEKGERTLKEAVDAAFKAWINNINDTFYVLGSAVGPHPYPSMVKDFQRVISQEARRQILEKENRLPDMIIACVGGGSNAIGAFAEFIPDKEVKLIGVEAAGKGLNTDRHAATLTLGTVDVLDGMKTYALFNEDGSVKPVYSISPGLDYPGIGPEHAFLRDSKRAEYVSATDDEAVNALLLLTKKEGIIPAIESSHALAEVIKRAPKLNKNKIIIVNISGRGDKDVAAIAEYLKNK, from the coding sequence ATGACAACAGAAAACAAAAAAGGTTATTTTGGCGAATTTGGTGGAAGTTATGTTCCAGAAGTAGTACAAAAAGCATTAGATAAATTAGAAGAGGCATACAATAAATATAAAGATGATGAAGAATTTTTAAAAGAATATCATCATTATTTAAAAAATTATTCAGGCAGAGAAACTCCTTTATACTTTGCAGAAAGTCTAACAAATTATTTAGGTGGAGCAAAAATTTATTTAAAACGTGAAGATTTAAATCATTTAGGTGCTCATAAATTAAATAATGTTATAGGACAAATTTTACTTGCCAAAAGAATGGGTAAGAAAAAAGTTATTGCTGAAACAGGTGCAGGACAGCATGGTGTTGCTACTGCTGCAGCTGCTGCAAAATTTGGAATGCAATGTGATATTTATATGGGAGCATTAGATGTAGAAAGACAAAGATTAAATGTTTTTCGTATGGAAATATTAGGAGCAACTGTTCATGCTGTTGAAAAAGGAGAGAGAACATTAAAAGAAGCTGTTGATGCTGCATTTAAAGCTTGGATAAATAATATAAATGACACTTTCTATGTACTTGGTTCTGCTGTTGGTCCTCATCCTTATCCAAGTATGGTAAAAGATTTCCAAAGAGTTATCAGCCAAGAAGCTCGTAGACAAATTTTAGAAAAAGAAAATCGTTTACCTGATATGATAATTGCTTGTGTAGGCGGAGGTTCTAATGCTATTGGTGCATTTGCAGAATTTATTCCTGATAAAGAAGTAAAATTAATTGGAGTTGAAGCTGCAGGTAAAGGGTTAAATACAGATAGACATGCTGCAACTCTTACATTGGGAACAGTAGATGTTTTAGACGGAATGAAAACTTATGCTCTATTCAACGAAGATGGTTCTGTAAAACCAGTTTATTCAATATCTCCTGGTTTAGATTATCCAGGAATTGGTCCAGAACATGCTTTTTTAAGAGATAGTAAAAGGGCAGAATATGTATCTGCAACTGATGATGAAGCAGTTAATGCACTTTTATTACTAACTAAAAAAGAAGGAATTATCCCTGCTATTGAAAGTTCTCATGCTTTGGCAGAAGTTATTAAAAGAGCTCCTAAACTAAATAAAAATAAAATTATTATTGTAAATATTTCTGGTCGTGGAGATAAAGATGTTGCAGCTATTGCTGAATATTTAAAGAATAAATAA
- the rplT gene encoding 50S ribosomal protein L20, with translation MRVKTGIIRRKRHKRVLKAAKGFRGASGDAFKQAKQATRRAMAFATRDRKVNKRRMRQLWITRINSAARMNGVSYSVLMNGLKKAGILLDRKVLADIALNNATEFTKLVEAAKSAL, from the coding sequence ATGAGAGTAAAAACTGGAATTATAAGAAGAAAAAGACATAAAAGAGTATTAAAAGCTGCTAAAGGTTTTAGAGGTGCATCAGGAGACGCTTTTAAACAAGCTAAACAAGCTACTAGAAGAGCAATGGCTTTTGCAACAAGAGATAGAAAAGTTAATAAAAGAAGAATGAGACAATTATGGATTACAAGAATAAACTCTGCTGCAAGAATGAATGGAGTTTCTTATTCTGTATTAATGAATGGTCTTAAAAAAGCTGGAATCTTACTTGATAGAAAAGTTCTTGCTGATATAGCTTTAAATAATGCTACTGAATTTACAAAATTAGTAGAAGCTGCTAAATCTGCTCTATAA
- the citX gene encoding citrate lyase holo-[acyl-carrier protein] synthase, producing MQGIEVGIDEVLNCREKRVAIQNEMIRKYKKPVISFTMNIPGPIKTNNEIKKAFDIGKVLILEKLKENNIEILEIQELNENTGNELFISTNSLAKKIKNITVAIEEGYDLGRLFDIDVIDINFEKLSRKSFRKCLICEEQAQECGRSRKHSVEELQNKIEEILKKSLAIFL from the coding sequence ATGCAAGGTATAGAAGTTGGAATTGATGAAGTTTTGAACTGTCGTGAAAAGAGAGTAGCTATTCAAAATGAAATGATAAGAAAATACAAAAAACCTGTTATATCTTTCACTATGAATATTCCAGGTCCAATAAAAACAAATAATGAAATAAAAAAGGCTTTTGATATTGGAAAAGTTTTAATATTAGAAAAGTTAAAAGAAAATAATATTGAAATTTTAGAAATTCAAGAACTTAATGAAAATACAGGAAATGAATTATTTATCTCTACTAACTCATTAGCTAAAAAAATAAAGAATATAACAGTTGCTATTGAAGAAGGTTATGACCTTGGAAGGTTATTTGATATAGATGTTATTGATATAAATTTTGAAAAACTATCAAGAAAATCTTTTAGAAAGTGCTTAATTTGCGAGGAACAAGCTCAGGAATGCGGGAGAAGTAGAAAGCATTCTGTTGAGGAATTACAAAATAAGATAGAAGAAATTTTAAAAAAATCTCTTGCAATTTTTTTATAA
- the rsmB gene encoding 16S rRNA (cytosine(967)-C(5))-methyltransferase RsmB, with product MNIKKVAINLISQVDRGAYSNIALNETFKTLNVNSKEKAFITEIFYGVIRNKKFLDYIIEKNTKEIKKEWIRNLLRISIYQITFMDSDDKGVVWEGTELAKKKYGIPISKFINGTLRNYLRNKDLELKKLYDEKNYEVLYSIPKWFYDILEKQYGDNNLKQAITSLKKIPYLSVRVNKLKYSEEEFEEFLKERDIQIIKKIDTVYYVNSGLIINSEEFKTGKIIAQDASSYLAAKNLDAMPNELVLDICAAPGGKTAVLAENMKNMGEIIAIDIHQHKIKLIDTNMKKLRIDIVKAIVMDARNVNKQGRKFDKILVDVPCSGYGVIRKKPEILYSKNRENVEELAKLQLEILNSAADILKDGGELIYSTCTITDEENTNNIKKFLEERKEFKVEKLYIPKNVLGDYDSLGGFCINYKEEIMDNFYIIKLKKGEKC from the coding sequence ATGAATATAAAAAAAGTGGCAATAAATTTAATATCACAGGTGGATAGAGGTGCTTACTCAAATATAGCTTTAAATGAAACTTTTAAAACTTTGAATGTAAATTCAAAAGAAAAAGCATTCATAACAGAAATTTTTTATGGTGTTATAAGAAATAAAAAATTTTTGGATTATATAATAGAAAAAAACACCAAAGAAATAAAAAAAGAATGGATAAGAAATCTTTTAAGAATTTCTATCTATCAAATCACATTTATGGATAGTGATGACAAAGGTGTAGTTTGGGAAGGAACTGAACTTGCTAAGAAAAAGTATGGAATACCTATTTCAAAATTTATAAATGGAACTTTAAGAAATTATTTAAGAAATAAAGATTTAGAGTTAAAAAAACTATATGATGAAAAAAATTATGAAGTTCTATATTCTATTCCAAAATGGTTTTATGATATATTGGAGAAACAATATGGAGATAATAATTTAAAACAGGCTATCACAAGTTTAAAGAAAATTCCTTATTTATCAGTAAGAGTAAATAAATTAAAATATTCAGAGGAAGAGTTTGAAGAATTTTTGAAAGAAAGGGATATTCAAATTATTAAGAAAATTGACACAGTATACTATGTAAATTCAGGCTTAATAATAAATTCTGAAGAATTTAAAACAGGTAAAATAATTGCTCAAGATGCTTCATCATATTTAGCAGCTAAAAATTTAGATGCAATGCCAAATGAATTAGTTTTAGATATCTGTGCTGCACCTGGTGGAAAAACTGCTGTTCTTGCTGAAAATATGAAAAATATGGGAGAAATTATTGCAATAGATATTCATCAACATAAGATAAAGCTTATTGATACTAATATGAAAAAATTAAGAATAGATATAGTAAAAGCTATTGTGATGGATGCTAGAAATGTAAATAAACAGGGTAGAAAGTTTGATAAAATCTTGGTTGATGTGCCTTGTAGTGGATATGGTGTTATAAGAAAAAAACCTGAAATTCTATATTCTAAAAATAGAGAAAATGTTGAAGAATTAGCAAAATTGCAATTAGAGATTTTAAATTCGGCAGCAGATATATTAAAAGATGGAGGGGAATTGATTTATAGTACCTGCACTATAACTGATGAAGAAAATACTAATAATATTAAAAAATTCTTAGAAGAAAGAAAGGAATTTAAGGTTGAAAAACTATATATTCCTAAAAATGTTTTAGGAGATTATGATAGCCTTGGTGGTTTTTGTATAAATTACAAGGAAGAAATTATGGATAATTTTTATATTATAAAATTGAAAAAGGGAGAAAAATGTTAG
- a CDS encoding fructose bisphosphate aldolase: MNEKLEKMRNGKGFIAALDQSGGSTPKALKLYGVNENEYSNDKEMFDLIHKMRTRIIKSPAFNESKILGAILFEQTMDSKIDGKYTADFLWEEKKVLPFLKIDKGLNDLDADGVQTMKPNPTLADLLKRANERHIFGTKMRSVIKKASPAGIARVVEQQFEVAAQVVAAGLIPIIEPEVDINNVDKVQCEEILRDEIRKHLNALPETSNVMLKLTLPTVENLYEEFTKHPRVVRVVALSGGYSREKANDILSKNKGVIASFSRALTEGLSAQQTDEEFNKTLAASIDGIYEASVK, translated from the coding sequence ATGAACGAAAAATTAGAAAAAATGAGAAATGGAAAAGGATTTATTGCTGCACTTGACCAAAGTGGTGGAAGTACACCAAAAGCATTAAAATTATATGGTGTAAATGAAAATGAATACTCAAATGATAAAGAAATGTTTGACTTAATCCATAAAATGAGAACTAGAATTATTAAAAGTCCTGCTTTTAATGAATCAAAAATTTTAGGTGCTATCCTATTTGAACAAACTATGGATAGCAAAATTGATGGAAAGTATACAGCAGATTTCTTATGGGAAGAAAAGAAAGTATTACCTTTCTTAAAAATAGATAAAGGTCTTAATGACTTAGATGCTGATGGTGTTCAAACAATGAAACCAAATCCAACTTTAGCAGACCTTTTAAAAAGAGCTAATGAAAGACATATATTTGGAACTAAAATGCGTTCTGTTATCAAAAAAGCATCTCCTGCTGGAATAGCAAGAGTTGTTGAACAACAATTTGAAGTTGCTGCTCAAGTAGTTGCTGCTGGGCTTATTCCTATAATAGAACCAGAAGTAGATATTAATAATGTAGATAAAGTTCAATGTGAAGAAATATTAAGAGATGAAATCAGAAAACATCTTAATGCTTTACCAGAAACTTCAAATGTAATGCTAAAATTAACTTTACCAACAGTTGAAAATTTATATGAAGAATTTACAAAACATCCAAGAGTAGTTAGAGTTGTTGCTCTATCTGGTGGATATTCAAGAGAAAAAGCAAATGATATTCTTTCTAAGAATAAAGGAGTTATTGCAAGTTTCTCAAGAGCATTAACAGAAGGATTATCAGCTCAACAAACTGATGAAGAATTTAACAAAACATTAGCAGCTTCTATTGATGGAATTTATGAAGCTTCTGTAAAATAG
- the citC gene encoding [citrate (pro-3S)-lyase] ligase, with product MYISKIYPNDKRSLKLIDELLAKEEIRKDNNLDYTCAMFDDDMNIVATGSCFKNTLRCLAVDNSHQGEGLMNQIVTHLVDYEFSRGLTHLFLYTKNKSMKFFKDLGFFEIVNIENQIVFMENRRTGFSDYLDNLKKDLKVGKNIASLIMNANPFTLGHQYLVEKASSENDVLHLFIVSDDSSLVPFEVRKKLVIEGTKYLKNICYHETGDYIISSATFPSYFQKDEVAVIESQANLDIEVFTKIAKVLNINKRYVGEEPNSLVTNIYNQTMVKKLPENNIECVVVPRKKYSDNVISASTVRQIIKNGNLEDLKNLVPETTYNYFLSDEAKAIIDKIRSQDNVIHY from the coding sequence ATGTATATTTCAAAAATATATCCAAATGATAAAAGAAGTCTTAAGTTAATAGATGAATTATTGGCAAAAGAAGAAATCAGAAAAGATAACAATTTAGATTATACTTGTGCTATGTTTGATGATGATATGAATATTGTTGCCACTGGAAGTTGTTTTAAAAATACTTTAAGATGTCTTGCTGTTGATAATTCTCATCAAGGGGAAGGTTTGATGAATCAAATAGTTACTCATCTTGTAGATTATGAATTTTCAAGAGGTTTAACTCATTTATTTCTATATACTAAAAATAAATCTATGAAATTTTTTAAAGATTTAGGTTTTTTTGAAATTGTAAATATAGAAAATCAAATTGTATTTATGGAAAATAGAAGAACAGGATTTTCTGATTATTTAGATAATTTAAAAAAGGATTTAAAAGTTGGAAAAAATATAGCTTCCCTTATTATGAATGCCAATCCTTTCACACTTGGACACCAATATTTAGTTGAAAAAGCCTCTAGTGAAAATGATGTATTACACCTATTTATAGTAAGTGATGATAGTAGTTTAGTTCCTTTTGAAGTTAGGAAGAAACTTGTTATAGAAGGAACAAAATATTTAAAAAATATTTGTTATCATGAAACAGGAGATTATATAATAAGCAGTGCAACATTTCCAAGCTATTTTCAAAAAGATGAAGTTGCAGTAATAGAAAGTCAAGCAAATTTAGATATTGAAGTTTTTACTAAAATTGCTAAGGTTTTAAATATTAATAAGCGTTATGTTGGTGAAGAACCTAATAGCTTGGTAACAAATATCTATAATCAAACTATGGTAAAAAAATTACCTGAAAATAATATAGAATGTGTAGTAGTACCTAGAAAAAAATATTCTGATAATGTGATAAGTGCTTCAACAGTTAGACAAATAATAAAAAATGGGAATTTAGAAGATTTAAAAAATCTTGTTCCAGAAACTACTTATAATTATTTTTTAAGTGATGAAGCAAAAGCTATTATAGATAAAATTCGTTCACAAGATAATGTGATTCATTATTAA
- a CDS encoding O-methyltransferase: MLEELKEANEYISSKIDKYKSPNLELIKEIEKDAEINNVPIISKEIREYLKFIIRTNKNIKNILEIGTATGYSGIIMSEEIQGRNGTLTTIEIDEDRFKIAQSNFEKSNLKGIEQILGDATEEIEKLNKNFDFIFIDAAKGQYKKFFEDSYKLLNECGIVFVDNILFRGYLYKESPKRFKTIVKRLDEFVNYLYENFDFVLLPISDGVGIIHKPF, from the coding sequence ATGTTAGAAGAATTAAAAGAAGCAAATGAATATATTTCATCAAAAATTGATAAGTATAAAAGTCCAAACTTAGAGCTAATAAAAGAAATTGAAAAAGATGCAGAAATAAATAATGTTCCTATAATAAGTAAAGAAATTAGGGAGTATCTTAAATTTATTATAAGGACTAATAAAAATATTAAAAATATTTTAGAAATTGGAACTGCAACAGGCTATTCTGGAATTATTATGTCAGAAGAAATTCAAGGTAGAAATGGAACTTTAACAACAATAGAAATTGATGAAGATAGATTTAAAATAGCTCAGTCTAATTTTGAAAAATCTAATTTAAAAGGAATAGAGCAAATTTTAGGAGATGCTACAGAAGAAATTGAAAAATTAAATAAAAATTTTGACTTTATTTTTATTGATGCAGCTAAGGGACAATATAAGAAATTTTTTGAAGATTCTTATAAGCTTTTAAATGAATGTGGAATAGTATTTGTTGATAATATTTTATTTAGAGGTTATTTATATAAGGAAAGTCCTAAAAGATTTAAAACAATAGTTAAAAGACTAGATGAATTTGTAAACTACCTTTATGAAAATTTTGATTTTGTCTTACTACCTATTTCTGATGGAGTTGGTATTATACACAAGCCTTTCTAA
- the htpG gene encoding molecular chaperone HtpG, with the protein MKKEEKIFKAETKELLNLMIHSIYTNKEIFLRELISNANDAIDKLKFQSLTDTDILKDNDKFRIDISVDKDNRTLTISDNGIGMTYEEVDDNIGTIAKSGSKLFKEQLEEAKKGDIDIIGQFGVGFYSGFIVADKITLETKSPYSENGVKWISSGDGNYEIEEIAKQDRGTKITLHLKDGDEYNEFLEDWKIKDLVKKYSNYIRYEIYFGDEVINSTKPIWKKDKKELKDDDYNEFYKATFHDWNDPLLHINLKVQGNIEYNALLFIPKKLPFDYYTKNFKRGLQLYTKNVFIMEKCEDLIPEYFNFISGLVDCDSLSLNISREILQQNAELQVISKNLEKKITSELEKILKNDREKYVEFWKEFGRSIKAGVQDMFGMNKEKLQDLLIFVSSHDDKYTTLKEYVDRMGDNKEILYVPAESVDAAKYLPKMEKLKEQGREVLILTDKIDEFTLMAMRDYSGKEFKSINSSDFKFSDDKEKEEEVKKIADENKELIEKAKEFLKDKVSEVELSNNIGNSASSLLAKGGLSLEMEKTLSEMTNNNDMPKAEKVLAINPEHVLFNRLKSSVNTEDFNKLVDVLYNQALLLEGFNIENPAEFIKNLNSLIK; encoded by the coding sequence ATGAAAAAAGAAGAAAAAATTTTTAAGGCAGAAACTAAGGAATTGCTTAATCTTATGATACATTCAATCTATACAAATAAGGAAATATTTTTAAGAGAATTAATCTCTAATGCAAATGATGCTATTGATAAGTTAAAATTCCAGTCATTAACAGATACTGATATTTTAAAAGATAATGATAAATTTAGAATAGATATCAGTGTTGATAAGGATAATAGAACTTTAACTATAAGTGATAATGGTATAGGAATGACTTATGAAGAAGTTGATGATAATATTGGAACTATTGCAAAATCTGGTTCAAAATTATTTAAAGAACAATTAGAAGAAGCTAAAAAAGGTGATATAGATATTATAGGGCAGTTTGGAGTAGGATTTTATTCAGGTTTTATTGTAGCTGATAAAATTACTTTGGAAACTAAATCTCCTTATTCAGAAAATGGTGTAAAATGGATTTCTAGTGGAGATGGAAACTATGAAATAGAAGAAATTGCAAAACAAGACAGAGGAACTAAGATAACACTTCACCTAAAAGATGGAGATGAATATAACGAATTTTTAGAAGATTGGAAGATAAAAGATTTAGTAAAAAAATATTCTAACTATATAAGATATGAGATTTATTTTGGTGATGAAGTTATAAATTCAACTAAACCTATTTGGAAAAAAGATAAAAAAGAATTAAAAGATGACGACTACAATGAATTTTACAAAGCAACTTTCCATGATTGGAATGACCCATTATTACATATAAATTTAAAAGTACAAGGTAATATTGAATATAATGCATTATTATTTATACCTAAAAAATTACCTTTTGACTATTATACTAAAAACTTTAAAAGAGGTTTACAACTTTATACTAAAAATGTATTCATTATGGAAAAATGTGAAGATTTAATCCCTGAATACTTTAATTTTATTTCTGGACTTGTTGATTGTGATAGTCTATCACTTAATATTTCAAGAGAAATATTACAACAAAATGCTGAATTACAAGTAATTTCTAAAAACTTAGAAAAGAAAATTACTTCTGAATTAGAAAAAATCTTAAAAAATGATAGAGAAAAATATGTTGAATTCTGGAAAGAGTTTGGTAGAAGTATAAAAGCTGGAGTTCAGGATATGTTTGGTATGAATAAGGAAAAATTACAAGACTTGTTGATATTTGTATCCTCTCATGATGATAAATACACTACATTAAAAGAATATGTCGATAGAATGGGAGATAACAAAGAAATTCTTTATGTACCAGCTGAAAGTGTGGATGCTGCAAAATACTTACCAAAAATGGAAAAGTTAAAAGAACAAGGTAGGGAAGTCTTAATTTTAACTGATAAAATAGATGAATTTACTTTGATGGCTATGAGAGATTATTCAGGTAAAGAATTTAAGTCTATAAATAGTTCAGATTTTAAATTCTCTGATGATAAGGAAAAAGAGGAAGAAGTTAAAAAGATAGCTGATGAAAATAAAGAATTAATTGAAAAAGCAAAAGAATTTTTAAAAGATAAAGTTAGTGAAGTTGAATTAAGTAATAATATAGGAAATTCTGCTTCATCACTTCTTGCAAAAGGTGGACTTAGCTTAGAAATGGAAAAAACTTTATCTGAAATGACAAATAATAATGATATGCCCAAGGCAGAAAAAGTATTGGCAATAAACCCAGAACATGTATTATTTAATAGATTAAAAAGTTCAGTTAATACAGAAGATTTTAATAAATTAGTAGATGTATTATATAATCAAGCTCTACTTTTAGAAGGATTTAACATTGAAAATCCTGCTGAATTTATAAAAAATCTTAATAGCTTAATAAAATAG
- the nrdG gene encoding anaerobic ribonucleoside-triphosphate reductase activating protein, giving the protein MNYSGIKYADMINGKGIRVSLFVSGCTHCCKNCFNQETWNENYGKKFTEKEENEIIEYFKKYGKTIKGLSLLGGDPTYPKNIKPLLKFIKKFKENLPDRDIWIWSGFTWEEILEDENRFSLIKECDVLIDGKYVDSLKDLNLKWKGSSNQRVIDIKKSLEKNKVIEYI; this is encoded by the coding sequence ATGAATTATTCAGGAATTAAATATGCAGATATGATTAATGGAAAAGGTATAAGGGTAAGTTTATTTGTAAGTGGTTGTACTCATTGTTGTAAAAACTGCTTCAATCAAGAAACTTGGAATGAAAATTATGGAAAAAAGTTTACTGAAAAAGAGGAAAATGAAATTATAGAATATTTTAAAAAGTATGGTAAAACAATAAAGGGTCTTTCACTTTTAGGTGGAGACCCTACTTATCCTAAAAATATTAAGCCTCTTTTAAAATTTATAAAAAAATTTAAAGAGAATTTGCCAGATAGAGATATTTGGATATGGAGTGGCTTTACTTGGGAAGAAATATTAGAAGATGAAAATAGATTTTCTCTAATAAAAGAATGTGATGTTCTAATAGATGGAAAATATGTAGATAGCTTAAAAGATTTGAATTTAAAATGGAAAGGTAGTTCCAATCAAAGAGTTATTGATATAAAGAAAAGTTTAGAGAAAAATAAAGTTATTGAATATATTTAA